One Eubalaena glacialis isolate mEubGla1 chromosome 11, mEubGla1.1.hap2.+ XY, whole genome shotgun sequence DNA segment encodes these proteins:
- the NCKAP5L gene encoding nck-associated protein 5-like isoform X3 has translation MSVPAWVRRQRQPAGASLTCPQGLMSEAMDQPAGNPGNPKPGEGGEGSMEPSTCQELLHRLRELEAENSALAQANENQRETYERCLDEVANHVVQALLNQKDLREECIKLKKRVFDLERQNQMLSALFQQKLQLTAGSLPQIPLAPLQLPSEPPATPSLSSAEGPATSLPLGRCAGQREVCWEQQLRPGGPGPPAAPPPALEALSPFLRKKAQILEVLRALEETDPLLLCSPATPWPPPGEGSGSPEPINGELCGPPQPEPSPWAPYLLLGPGSLGGLLHWERLLGGPGEEERAGRPWGPSRGSPQAQGTGSGPPCAPGSSSSSSSDEAGDPSEAPSPDTLLGALARKQLNLGQLLEDTESYLQAFLAGAACPLGGDQPGPRQPSSPDQGPPQLSKSKGLPKSAWGGGTPEAHRPGFGATSEGQGPLPFLSVFMGAGDAPLGSRSGHPHSSSQVKSKLQIGPPSPGEAQGPLLPSPARGLKFLKLPPASEKVPSPGGPQLSPQLPRNSRIPCRNSGSDGSPSPLPARRGLGGGELSPEGAQGLPTSPSPCPTTPDSAQLRPPQPALSTTLSPGPVVSPCYENILDLSRSTFRGPSPEPPPSPLQVPTYPQLTLEVPRAPEVLRSPGVPSSPCHPESCPYESAQEKSLDKAGSESPHPGRRTPGSSSKKPGQGPARRPGDPGYTPLRDRLAALGKLKTGPEGPQGPEKNGAPARPGTEKARGGGKSGESTGDTAPSASRPPEQPEAKGALRGAVALGTSSLKQQESGLLGDPGSRVYSSHSMGARVDLEPVSPRSCLTKVELAKSRLAGALCPQVPRTPAKVPTSAPSLGKPNKSPHGSPTKLPSKSPTKVVPRPVAPPATKEPPKPDKGKGPPWADCGGATAQPTPPAPGPADPGPGPEGRAPHSAIEEKVMKGIEENMLRLQGQERAPGTEAKHRNTSSIASWFGLKKSKLPALNRRTEAAKGKEGAGGGSPLRKEVKMEARKLEAESLNISKLMAKAEDLRRALEEEKAYLSSRARPRPGGPVPGPSAGLGQVQGQLAGMYQGADTFMQQLLNRVDGKELPPKSWREPKPEYGDFQPVSSDPKNPWPACGPRNGLVGPLQGCGKPPGKPSSEPGRREEMPSEDSLAEPVPTSHFTACGSLTRTLDSGIGTFPPPDHGSSGTPSKNLPKTKPPRLEPPAGVPPARPPPLTKVPRRAHTLEREVPGIEELLVSGRHPSMPAFPALLTAAPGHRGHQTCPHDPCEDPGPPAPVQLAKNWTFPNARAASGSSDPFLCPPRQLEGLPRTPMALPVDVDGKRSLEPSRPAPAPQGPAFGGSRTPSTSDVGEEGRVASGGPPGLETSESLSDSLYDSLSSCGSQG, from the exons CCTGCCGGGGCTTCTCTCACTTGTCCCCAGGGCCTGATGTCGGAGGCCATGGACCAGCCGGCCGGGAACCCTGGAAACCCGAAGCCAGGAGAGGGTGGTGAGGGCAGCATGGAGCCGAGCACCTGCCAGGAGCTCCTGCACCGGCTGCGGGAGCTGGAG GCAGAGAACTCGGCACTCGCCCAGGCCAATGAAAACCAGCGGGAGACCTACGAGCGCTGTCTGGACGAG GTTGCCAACCATGTGGTGCAGGCGCTGCTGAACCAAAAG GACCTGCGGGAGGAGTGCATCAAGCTGAAGAAGAGGGTATTTGACCTGGAACGGCAGAACCAGATGCTGAGCGCcctgtttcagcagaaacttcaGCTCACAGCAGGCTCCCTCCCTCAG ATCCCACTCGCCCCACTCCAGCTGCCTTCAGAGCCACCAGCCACCCCCTCCCTGAGCTCCGCTGAGGGACCGGCCACCTCGCTGCCTCTGGGGCGCTGTGCTGGGCAGAGAGAG GTGTGTTGGGAGCAGCAGCTGCGGCCAGGAGGCCCAGGACCCCCGGCCGCCCCACCCCCAGCGCTGGAGGCCCTGTCCCCGTTCCTTCGAAAGAAAGCCCAGATCCTGGAGGTGCTGAGAGCCTTGGAAGAGACTGACCCCTTGCTTCTGTGCTCACCTGCCACCCCCTGGCCGCCTCCAGGCGAGGGTTCCGGCTCCCCAGAGCCCATCAATGGCGAGCTATGTGGCCCACCTCAGCCTGAACCCTCTCCCTGGGCCCCCTACCTGCTACTAGGTCCTGGTAGCCTGGGAGGCCTGCTGCACTGGGAGCGCCTCTTAGGGGGCccaggggaggaagagagggctgGGCGGCCCTGGGGCCCTAGTAGGGGCTCCCCACAGGCCCAGGGCACCGGTTCCGGGCCACCCTGCGCCCCAGGcagcagctcctcctcctcttctgatGAGGCAGGTGACCCCAGCGAGGCACCCAGCCCTGACACCCTGCTCGGGGCCCTGGCCCGCAAACAGTTGAACCTGGGCCAGCTCCTTGAGGACACAGAGTCTTACCTACAGGCCTTCTTGGCCGGGGCTGCTTGCCCACTCGGCGGGGACCAGCCGGGTCCCAGGCAGCCATCCTCCCCAGACCAGGGGCCCCCACAGctgtccaagtccaaaggcctccCCAAGTCAGCTTGGGGAGGGGGTACCCCGGAGGCCCACAGGCCGGGCTTTGGTGCTACCTCAGAGGGCCAGgggcccctccccttcctcagcGTGTTCATGGGTGCAGGGGACGCCCCCCTGGGCTCACGGTCTGGCCACCCCCACTCCTCATCTCAGGTGAAAAGCAAGCTCCAAATTGGCCCCCCTTCTCCCGGGGAAGCCCAAGGACCCCTTCTGCCCTCTCCAGCCAGAGGTCTCAAGTTTCTAAAGCTGCCTCCAGCCTCAGAGAAGGTACCCAGCCCAGGGGGCCCTCAGCTCAGCCCCCAGCTCCCCCGGAACTCCCGAATCCCCTGTCGGAACAGTGGCTCAGACGGCAGCCCCTCCCCGCTGCCGGCCCGCAGGGGTCTGGGCGGAGGAGAGCTGTCCCCAGAGGGGGCGCAGGGCCTGCCCACCAGCCCGTCACCCTGCCCCACAACCCCAGATTCTGCACAGCTCAGACCTCCCCAGCCAGCCTTGTCCACTACGCTTTCCCCGGGACCAGTGGTGTCTCCTTGCTACGAGAACATTCTGGACCTTTCCCGGAGCACCTTTAGGGGGCCTTCCCCAGAGCCACCTCCATCCCCGCTGCAGGTGCCCACCTACCCACAACTAACTCTGGAGGTGCCACGGGCCCCTGAGGTCCTCAGAAGCCCTGGagtcccctccagcccctgccacCCAGAATCCTGCCCCTATGAGAGTGCCCAGGAGAAGAGTTTGGACAAGGCAGGCTCGGAGTCTCCCCACCCTGGCCGCAGGACCCCAGGCAGCTCGTCCAAGAAACCTGGCCAAGGGCCGGCCCGGCGACCTGGGGATCCTGGCTACACACCTCTGCGGGACAGACTAGCAGCCCTGGGGAAACTGAAGACTGGCCCCGAGGGGCCCCAGGGCCCAGAAAAGAATGGGGCGCCAGCTAGGCCTGGCACCGAGAAGGCCCGGGGAGGAGGGAAGTCAGGGGAGAGCACTGGAGACACAGCACCCTCTGCCTCCAGGCCCCCTGAGCAGCCAGAAGCCAAGGGGGCCCTGCGGGGGGCCGTGGCCTTAGGCACAAGCAGCCTGAAGCAACAGGAATCTGGGCTCCTGGGGGACCCTGGGTCCCGAGTCTACTCTTCCCACTCCATGGGGGCCCGGGTGGACCTGGAGCCTGTCTCACCAAGGAGCTGCCTCACCAAAGTGGAGCTGGCCAAGAGCCGGCTGGCAGGGGCCCTGTGCCCCCAGGTACCCCGCACCCCTGCCAAAGTGCCAACCTCAGCCCCCAGCCTCGGCAAGCCCAATAAGAGTCCCCACGGCAGCCCGACAAAACTGCCTTCTAAGTCGCCCACCAAGGTGGTGCCCCGACCTGTGGCCCCACCAGCCACCAAGGAGCCCCCCAAGCCTGACAAGGGGAAGGGCCCACCCTGGGCAGACTGCGGCGGCGCTACGGCCCAGCCCACACCCCCAGCACCTGGCCCTGCCgacccaggcccaggccctgagGGGCGGGCCCCACACTCGGCCATTGAGGAGAAGGTGATGAAGGGCATAGAGGAGAACATGCTGCGTCTCCAGGGCCAGGAGCGGGCCCCCGGCACTGAGGCCAAGCACCGCAACACTAGCAGCATCGCCAGCTGGTTCGGCCTTAAGAAGAGCAAGCTGCCAGCGCTGAACCGCCGCACAGAGGCCGCCAAGGGCAAGGAAGGGGCTGGTGGGGGCTCCCCGCTCCGGAAGGAGGTCAAGATGGAAGCCCGGAAGCTGGAGGCCGAGAGCCTCAACATCTCCAAGCTGATGGCTAAGGCGGAAGACCTGCGCCGGGcactggaggaggagaaggcctACCTGAGCAGCAGGGCCCGGCCACGGCCCGGGGGACCAGTGCCGGGGCCCAGTGCAGGCCTGGGGCAGGTGCAGGGCCAGCTGGCCGGCATGTACCAGGGTGCGGACACCTTCATGCAGCAGCTGCTCAACAG GGTGGATGGCAAGGAGCTGCCCCCCAAGAGCTGGCGGGAGCCCAAACCTGAGTATGGCGATTTCCAGCCAGTGTCCTCTGACCCCAAGAACCCCTGGCCGGCCTGTGGGCCCCGAAATGGCCTGGTGGGCCCTCTTCAGGGCTGCGGGAAACCTCCTGGGAAG CCAAGCAGCGAGCCGGGGAGGCGGGAAGAGATGCCCTCAGAGGACAGTCTGGCTGAGCCAGTGCCCACCTCACATTTCACAG cctgtggCTCTTTGACTCGAACTCTGGACAGTGGCATTGGGACCTTCCCGCCCCCAGACCATGGCAGCAGTGGGACCCCCAGTAAGAATCTTCCCAAGACCAAGCCACCACGGCTGGAGCCCCCGGCCGGGGTGCCCCCAGCTCGGCCCCCACCCCTTACCAAAGTCCCCCGCCGTGCCCACACACTGGAGCGTGAGGTGCCTGGCATAGAGGAGCTGCTGGTGAGCGGGCGGCACCCCAGCATGCCGGCCTTCCCCGCCCTGCTCACCGCTGCTCCGGGCCACCGGGGCCATCAGACCTGTCCCCACG ATCCTTGTGAAGACCCAGGCCCTCCTGCTCCTGTCCAGCTGGCCAAGAACTGGACCTTCCCCAACGCGAGGGCAGCCAGCGGCTCCTCTGACCCTTTCCTATGCCCGCCCCGACAACTGGAGGGGCTGCCCAGGACCCCCATG gccctgcccgtgGACGTGGACGGAAAGCGGAGCCTGGAGCCCAGCCGCCCAGCCCCTGCGCCCCAGGGCCCAGCGTTTGGGGGTAGCCGCACCCCCAGCACATCGGACGTGGGCGAGGAAGGGAGAGTGGCCAGTGGGGGTCCCCCGGGGCTGGAGACCTCAGAGTCTCTCAGTGACTCACTCTATGACTCGCTGTCCTCCTGCGGGAGTCAGGGCTGA
- the NCKAP5L gene encoding nck-associated protein 5-like isoform X2, giving the protein MSVPAWVRRQRQGLMSEAMDQPAGNPGNPKPGEGGEGSMEPSTCQELLHRLRELEAENSALAQANENQRETYERCLDEVANHVVQALLNQKDLREECIKLKKRVFDLERQNQMLSALFQQKLQLTAGSLPQIPLAPLQLPSEPPATPSLSSAEGPATSLPLGRCAGQREVCWEQQLRPGGPGPPAAPPPALEALSPFLRKKAQILEVLRALEETDPLLLCSPATPWPPPGEGSGSPEPINGELCGPPQPEPSPWAPYLLLGPGSLGGLLHWERLLGGPGEEERAGRPWGPSRGSPQAQGTGSGPPCAPGSSSSSSSDEAGDPSEAPSPDTLLGALARKQLNLGQLLEDTESYLQAFLAGAACPLGGDQPGPRQPSSPDQGPPQLSKSKGLPKSAWGGGTPEAHRPGFGATSEGQGPLPFLSVFMGAGDAPLGSRSGHPHSSSQVKSKLQIGPPSPGEAQGPLLPSPARGLKFLKLPPASEKVPSPGGPQLSPQLPRNSRIPCRNSGSDGSPSPLPARRGLGGGELSPEGAQGLPTSPSPCPTTPDSAQLRPPQPALSTTLSPGPVVSPCYENILDLSRSTFRGPSPEPPPSPLQVPTYPQLTLEVPRAPEVLRSPGVPSSPCHPESCPYESAQEKSLDKAGSESPHPGRRTPGSSSKKPGQGPARRPGDPGYTPLRDRLAALGKLKTGPEGPQGPEKNGAPARPGTEKARGGGKSGESTGDTAPSASRPPEQPEAKGALRGAVALGTSSLKQQESGLLGDPGSRVYSSHSMGARVDLEPVSPRSCLTKVELAKSRLAGALCPQVPRTPAKVPTSAPSLGKPNKSPHGSPTKLPSKSPTKVVPRPVAPPATKEPPKPDKGKGPPWADCGGATAQPTPPAPGPADPGPGPEGRAPHSAIEEKVMKGIEENMLRLQGQERAPGTEAKHRNTSSIASWFGLKKSKLPALNRRTEAAKGKEGAGGGSPLRKEVKMEARKLEAESLNISKLMAKAEDLRRALEEEKAYLSSRARPRPGGPVPGPSAGLGQVQGQLAGMYQGADTFMQQLLNRVDGKELPPKSWREPKPEYGDFQPVSSDPKNPWPACGPRNGLVGPLQGCGKPPGKPSSEPGRREEMPSEDSLAEPVPTSHFTACGSLTRTLDSGIGTFPPPDHGSSGTPSKNLPKTKPPRLEPPAGVPPARPPPLTKVPRRAHTLEREVPGIEELLVSGRHPSMPAFPALLTAAPGHRGHQTCPHGECLGRGVGLSGSSTHHPSSPCPRIDPCEDPGPPAPVQLAKNWTFPNARAASGSSDPFLCPPRQLEGLPRTPMALPVDVDGKRSLEPSRPAPAPQGPAFGGSRTPSTSDVGEEGRVASGGPPGLETSESLSDSLYDSLSSCGSQG; this is encoded by the exons GGCCTGATGTCGGAGGCCATGGACCAGCCGGCCGGGAACCCTGGAAACCCGAAGCCAGGAGAGGGTGGTGAGGGCAGCATGGAGCCGAGCACCTGCCAGGAGCTCCTGCACCGGCTGCGGGAGCTGGAG GCAGAGAACTCGGCACTCGCCCAGGCCAATGAAAACCAGCGGGAGACCTACGAGCGCTGTCTGGACGAG GTTGCCAACCATGTGGTGCAGGCGCTGCTGAACCAAAAG GACCTGCGGGAGGAGTGCATCAAGCTGAAGAAGAGGGTATTTGACCTGGAACGGCAGAACCAGATGCTGAGCGCcctgtttcagcagaaacttcaGCTCACAGCAGGCTCCCTCCCTCAG ATCCCACTCGCCCCACTCCAGCTGCCTTCAGAGCCACCAGCCACCCCCTCCCTGAGCTCCGCTGAGGGACCGGCCACCTCGCTGCCTCTGGGGCGCTGTGCTGGGCAGAGAGAG GTGTGTTGGGAGCAGCAGCTGCGGCCAGGAGGCCCAGGACCCCCGGCCGCCCCACCCCCAGCGCTGGAGGCCCTGTCCCCGTTCCTTCGAAAGAAAGCCCAGATCCTGGAGGTGCTGAGAGCCTTGGAAGAGACTGACCCCTTGCTTCTGTGCTCACCTGCCACCCCCTGGCCGCCTCCAGGCGAGGGTTCCGGCTCCCCAGAGCCCATCAATGGCGAGCTATGTGGCCCACCTCAGCCTGAACCCTCTCCCTGGGCCCCCTACCTGCTACTAGGTCCTGGTAGCCTGGGAGGCCTGCTGCACTGGGAGCGCCTCTTAGGGGGCccaggggaggaagagagggctgGGCGGCCCTGGGGCCCTAGTAGGGGCTCCCCACAGGCCCAGGGCACCGGTTCCGGGCCACCCTGCGCCCCAGGcagcagctcctcctcctcttctgatGAGGCAGGTGACCCCAGCGAGGCACCCAGCCCTGACACCCTGCTCGGGGCCCTGGCCCGCAAACAGTTGAACCTGGGCCAGCTCCTTGAGGACACAGAGTCTTACCTACAGGCCTTCTTGGCCGGGGCTGCTTGCCCACTCGGCGGGGACCAGCCGGGTCCCAGGCAGCCATCCTCCCCAGACCAGGGGCCCCCACAGctgtccaagtccaaaggcctccCCAAGTCAGCTTGGGGAGGGGGTACCCCGGAGGCCCACAGGCCGGGCTTTGGTGCTACCTCAGAGGGCCAGgggcccctccccttcctcagcGTGTTCATGGGTGCAGGGGACGCCCCCCTGGGCTCACGGTCTGGCCACCCCCACTCCTCATCTCAGGTGAAAAGCAAGCTCCAAATTGGCCCCCCTTCTCCCGGGGAAGCCCAAGGACCCCTTCTGCCCTCTCCAGCCAGAGGTCTCAAGTTTCTAAAGCTGCCTCCAGCCTCAGAGAAGGTACCCAGCCCAGGGGGCCCTCAGCTCAGCCCCCAGCTCCCCCGGAACTCCCGAATCCCCTGTCGGAACAGTGGCTCAGACGGCAGCCCCTCCCCGCTGCCGGCCCGCAGGGGTCTGGGCGGAGGAGAGCTGTCCCCAGAGGGGGCGCAGGGCCTGCCCACCAGCCCGTCACCCTGCCCCACAACCCCAGATTCTGCACAGCTCAGACCTCCCCAGCCAGCCTTGTCCACTACGCTTTCCCCGGGACCAGTGGTGTCTCCTTGCTACGAGAACATTCTGGACCTTTCCCGGAGCACCTTTAGGGGGCCTTCCCCAGAGCCACCTCCATCCCCGCTGCAGGTGCCCACCTACCCACAACTAACTCTGGAGGTGCCACGGGCCCCTGAGGTCCTCAGAAGCCCTGGagtcccctccagcccctgccacCCAGAATCCTGCCCCTATGAGAGTGCCCAGGAGAAGAGTTTGGACAAGGCAGGCTCGGAGTCTCCCCACCCTGGCCGCAGGACCCCAGGCAGCTCGTCCAAGAAACCTGGCCAAGGGCCGGCCCGGCGACCTGGGGATCCTGGCTACACACCTCTGCGGGACAGACTAGCAGCCCTGGGGAAACTGAAGACTGGCCCCGAGGGGCCCCAGGGCCCAGAAAAGAATGGGGCGCCAGCTAGGCCTGGCACCGAGAAGGCCCGGGGAGGAGGGAAGTCAGGGGAGAGCACTGGAGACACAGCACCCTCTGCCTCCAGGCCCCCTGAGCAGCCAGAAGCCAAGGGGGCCCTGCGGGGGGCCGTGGCCTTAGGCACAAGCAGCCTGAAGCAACAGGAATCTGGGCTCCTGGGGGACCCTGGGTCCCGAGTCTACTCTTCCCACTCCATGGGGGCCCGGGTGGACCTGGAGCCTGTCTCACCAAGGAGCTGCCTCACCAAAGTGGAGCTGGCCAAGAGCCGGCTGGCAGGGGCCCTGTGCCCCCAGGTACCCCGCACCCCTGCCAAAGTGCCAACCTCAGCCCCCAGCCTCGGCAAGCCCAATAAGAGTCCCCACGGCAGCCCGACAAAACTGCCTTCTAAGTCGCCCACCAAGGTGGTGCCCCGACCTGTGGCCCCACCAGCCACCAAGGAGCCCCCCAAGCCTGACAAGGGGAAGGGCCCACCCTGGGCAGACTGCGGCGGCGCTACGGCCCAGCCCACACCCCCAGCACCTGGCCCTGCCgacccaggcccaggccctgagGGGCGGGCCCCACACTCGGCCATTGAGGAGAAGGTGATGAAGGGCATAGAGGAGAACATGCTGCGTCTCCAGGGCCAGGAGCGGGCCCCCGGCACTGAGGCCAAGCACCGCAACACTAGCAGCATCGCCAGCTGGTTCGGCCTTAAGAAGAGCAAGCTGCCAGCGCTGAACCGCCGCACAGAGGCCGCCAAGGGCAAGGAAGGGGCTGGTGGGGGCTCCCCGCTCCGGAAGGAGGTCAAGATGGAAGCCCGGAAGCTGGAGGCCGAGAGCCTCAACATCTCCAAGCTGATGGCTAAGGCGGAAGACCTGCGCCGGGcactggaggaggagaaggcctACCTGAGCAGCAGGGCCCGGCCACGGCCCGGGGGACCAGTGCCGGGGCCCAGTGCAGGCCTGGGGCAGGTGCAGGGCCAGCTGGCCGGCATGTACCAGGGTGCGGACACCTTCATGCAGCAGCTGCTCAACAG GGTGGATGGCAAGGAGCTGCCCCCCAAGAGCTGGCGGGAGCCCAAACCTGAGTATGGCGATTTCCAGCCAGTGTCCTCTGACCCCAAGAACCCCTGGCCGGCCTGTGGGCCCCGAAATGGCCTGGTGGGCCCTCTTCAGGGCTGCGGGAAACCTCCTGGGAAG CCAAGCAGCGAGCCGGGGAGGCGGGAAGAGATGCCCTCAGAGGACAGTCTGGCTGAGCCAGTGCCCACCTCACATTTCACAG cctgtggCTCTTTGACTCGAACTCTGGACAGTGGCATTGGGACCTTCCCGCCCCCAGACCATGGCAGCAGTGGGACCCCCAGTAAGAATCTTCCCAAGACCAAGCCACCACGGCTGGAGCCCCCGGCCGGGGTGCCCCCAGCTCGGCCCCCACCCCTTACCAAAGTCCCCCGCCGTGCCCACACACTGGAGCGTGAGGTGCCTGGCATAGAGGAGCTGCTGGTGAGCGGGCGGCACCCCAGCATGCCGGCCTTCCCCGCCCTGCTCACCGCTGCTCCGGGCCACCGGGGCCATCAGACCTGTCCCCACGGTGAGTGCCTGGGCAGGGGGGTGGGCCTCTCTGGGAGCTCCACCCACCACCCATCTTCCCCTTGTCCCCGGATAGATCCTTGTGAAGACCCAGGCCCTCCTGCTCCTGTCCAGCTGGCCAAGAACTGGACCTTCCCCAACGCGAGGGCAGCCAGCGGCTCCTCTGACCCTTTCCTATGCCCGCCCCGACAACTGGAGGGGCTGCCCAGGACCCCCATG gccctgcccgtgGACGTGGACGGAAAGCGGAGCCTGGAGCCCAGCCGCCCAGCCCCTGCGCCCCAGGGCCCAGCGTTTGGGGGTAGCCGCACCCCCAGCACATCGGACGTGGGCGAGGAAGGGAGAGTGGCCAGTGGGGGTCCCCCGGGGCTGGAGACCTCAGAGTCTCTCAGTGACTCACTCTATGACTCGCTGTCCTCCTGCGGGAGTCAGGGCTGA